From a region of the Pseudomonadaceae bacterium SI-3 genome:
- a CDS encoding PAS domain-containing sensor histidine kinase has product MKIQMKLRTRLFLGFSALMTVALLGLLLALVSVVQMAKSQENLIRDNFGVIEVNQQLRQALGNQLLLLVREQRDVEALNEYREVFLGALARGMADANDEQDRKAYEAIGDAYTRFAVQLETPSNLNVTLLEDNPLSQSFNRVRELMVDMQQSAYNQIRDTEIRSRERAQLLAGLLGLTGIAVLLIGFVTAHSFARRFGDPIEQLSSVADQIGRGDFNINLPTSPIAELSSLIRRFGLMAQALHQFKQTNVEALVDGQQRLQALLDSIDDGLLIIDRQGRLEHANPVAQRQLAWETEHLGSTLGQALGYPELDEAAQQVLADTPLSAPPEDLVIEADGERRLLSWRMSPVNHHDGRISGAVMVLHDVTDQRTFERVRNEFVLRASHELRTPVTGMQMAFSLLRERTHYPDNSREADLFTTVHEEMQRLVTLINDLLNFSRYQSGQQKLERVPCDPAVLLEQARQRFQASAAQNHIEIKLELQTPLPSLLLDQQQMDRTLDNLLSNALRHTPDGGEIRLLARHHGERVILSVEDNGEGIPYSQQARIFEPFVQIGRRRGGAGLGLALCKEIAQLHGGRIGVHSRIGHGTIFYIALPI; this is encoded by the coding sequence ATGAAAATCCAGATGAAGCTGAGAACCCGGCTGTTCCTGGGTTTCTCGGCATTGATGACGGTGGCCTTACTTGGGCTACTGCTGGCGCTGGTTAGCGTCGTGCAAATGGCAAAGAGCCAGGAAAATCTCATTCGCGATAACTTCGGTGTCATCGAGGTCAACCAGCAGCTGCGCCAGGCGCTGGGAAACCAGCTACTGCTGCTGGTCCGCGAACAGCGCGACGTTGAAGCCCTGAACGAATACCGCGAAGTGTTTCTGGGCGCTCTGGCACGAGGTATGGCGGACGCCAACGACGAGCAGGACCGCAAGGCTTATGAAGCCATCGGCGACGCCTATACGCGCTTTGCCGTGCAGCTGGAAACACCCTCCAACCTGAACGTGACACTGCTCGAGGATAATCCCCTCAGCCAATCCTTCAACCGCGTTCGCGAGTTGATGGTGGACATGCAACAGTCCGCCTACAACCAGATTCGTGACACCGAGATTCGCAGCCGCGAACGGGCACAATTGCTCGCCGGGCTGCTCGGGTTGACCGGTATTGCAGTGCTGCTGATCGGCTTCGTCACCGCGCACAGTTTCGCCCGGCGCTTCGGTGACCCCATCGAGCAACTGTCCAGCGTGGCTGACCAGATCGGCCGCGGCGACTTCAATATCAATCTGCCCACCTCGCCCATCGCTGAGCTATCGTCGCTGATTCGTCGCTTCGGTCTGATGGCGCAGGCCCTGCACCAGTTCAAGCAAACCAATGTCGAAGCGCTGGTCGATGGCCAGCAACGGCTGCAGGCATTGCTCGACAGCATCGATGACGGCCTATTGATCATCGACCGCCAGGGCCGTCTGGAACATGCCAACCCGGTTGCGCAGCGCCAACTGGCCTGGGAAACAGAACATTTGGGGTCGACGCTTGGCCAGGCCCTCGGCTATCCGGAGCTGGACGAGGCCGCTCAGCAAGTGCTGGCCGATACGCCCCTATCCGCGCCGCCGGAAGATCTGGTGATCGAGGCCGACGGCGAGCGCCGGCTGCTGTCATGGCGCATGAGCCCAGTGAACCATCACGACGGCCGCATCAGCGGCGCGGTGATGGTGCTTCACGACGTGACCGACCAACGAACCTTCGAACGGGTGCGCAACGAGTTCGTGTTGCGTGCCTCGCATGAGCTGCGCACTCCCGTGACAGGCATGCAGATGGCCTTCAGTCTGCTGCGCGAACGAACGCACTATCCGGACAATAGCCGCGAAGCCGACCTGTTCACCACCGTGCATGAAGAGATGCAGCGTTTGGTCACGCTGATCAACGATCTACTGAACTTCTCGCGCTACCAGAGCGGTCAGCAAAAACTCGAACGCGTGCCGTGCGACCCGGCCGTACTCCTCGAGCAAGCACGGCAGCGTTTCCAGGCGAGTGCTGCGCAGAACCATATCGAAATCAAGCTTGAACTACAGACGCCGCTGCCAAGCCTGTTGCTGGACCAGCAGCAGATGGACCGGACGCTCGACAACCTGCTCAGCAATGCACTGCGGCACACACCTGACGGCGGTGAGATCCGCCTACTGGCGCGGCATCACGGCGAACGGGTCATTCTCAGTGTCGAAGACAATGGCGAAGGCATCCCCTATAGCCAGCAGGCGCGCATCTTCGAGCCGTTCGTGCAGATCGGTCGCCGCCGCGGCGGCGCCGGACTGGGCCTTGCCTTATGCAAAGAGATCGCCCAGCTACATGGTGGTCGTATCGGCGTGCATTCGCGCATTGGCCACGGCACCATCTTCTATATCGCCCTGCCCATCTGA
- a CDS encoding DUF1330 domain-containing protein: protein MPSLNPSQDQLKRFAEQMPANEPILMLNLLRFNDQAAYPAESGHPPCSGREAYAVYSRTAIKKVRSAGGDVEIMANARVALIAPEQEHWDEVLLVRYPSPEAFLAMLADPEYRAATIHRTAALADSRLIGCTPRS from the coding sequence ATGCCCAGCCTCAACCCCAGCCAAGACCAGCTGAAGCGCTTCGCCGAGCAGATGCCCGCCAACGAGCCGATCCTCATGCTCAACTTGCTGCGCTTTAACGATCAAGCCGCCTACCCTGCCGAAAGCGGTCACCCGCCTTGTTCCGGCAGGGAAGCCTATGCAGTCTACAGCCGCACCGCCATCAAGAAGGTACGCTCAGCCGGTGGCGACGTGGAGATCATGGCCAACGCCCGCGTCGCGCTGATTGCGCCGGAACAGGAGCATTGGGACGAGGTGCTGCTGGTGCGCTATCCCTCGCCTGAAGCCTTTCTGGCAATGCTGGCGGACCCGGAATACCGCGCCGCCACGATCCACCGTACCGCAGCACTCGCCGACTCGAGGCTGATCGGCTGTACGCCTCGCAGCTGA
- a CDS encoding N-acetylmuramoyl-L-alanine amidase yields the protein MKALISAAILLLLAGCSSGPRIDTSYTSLGQDSRAQFIVIHYTSSDLQRSLDILKGDGVSSHYLIGEAPATIYRLVDEDRRAWHAGESQWNGRTWLNSSSIGIELVNRGYIESAEGRLWYPYSDEQIDALIVLLKDIMQRRGLKPGAIIGHSDIAPQRKVDPGPLFPWKRLADAGLVPWPDAQAVARQRSLFATAIPDVAWFQAQLAEQGYKVPDHGYLDLETRNVIAAFQMKYRPARFDGEPDAETAALLAVLNAAG from the coding sequence ATGAAAGCCCTGATTTCCGCCGCAATCCTGTTGTTGCTTGCTGGTTGTTCCAGCGGTCCGCGTATCGATACCAGCTATACGTCGCTTGGTCAGGACAGCCGCGCCCAGTTCATCGTCATCCACTACACGTCCAGTGACCTGCAGCGTTCGCTCGACATTCTCAAGGGCGACGGCGTCAGCAGCCACTACCTAATCGGCGAAGCGCCCGCGACCATCTACCGTCTGGTCGATGAAGATCGTCGTGCCTGGCATGCTGGCGAAAGCCAATGGAACGGACGTACCTGGCTTAACTCCAGCTCCATTGGCATCGAGCTGGTTAACCGCGGTTATATCGAAAGCGCCGAGGGACGTCTCTGGTATCCCTACTCCGATGAGCAGATTGACGCTCTGATCGTGCTGCTCAAGGACATCATGCAGCGCCGCGGTCTGAAGCCTGGCGCGATCATCGGGCACAGTGACATTGCTCCGCAGCGCAAGGTCGACCCGGGCCCGCTGTTTCCCTGGAAGCGGCTGGCGGACGCCGGTCTGGTGCCCTGGCCTGACGCCCAAGCCGTAGCGCGCCAGCGCAGCCTGTTTGCGACGGCAATACCGGATGTGGCCTGGTTCCAAGCGCAGTTGGCGGAGCAGGGTTACAAGGTGCCCGATCACGGCTATCTCGATCTGGAAACCCGAAACGTCATTGCCGCGTTCCAGATGAAATACCGTCCGGCGCGCTTCGATGGCGAACCGGACGCTGAAACCGCAGCGCTGCTCGCGGTGCTGAACGCAGCAGGCTGA
- a CDS encoding GGDEF domain-containing protein: MSDDAQRWKDKYLHQLEQQEQLEGRWNTRLDLLRRSLVRSSFAVDGADPAVERCMRELRDVLRDDVQDDRLGALVPRLERAVLDTERTKQERLERLTEALDRLASQLLELRLPNEIRKPLKQFSRQLAKRAAQSRELPTLLSELGELQSQALAAQRPSGTSNSVGLLGRLFGQRDSNIEALAQPDNDSPLVTADPMQSLPGQPLFEQAETPEPLQGSSAPDSDSQAAEAPRAVIDIATPHSDAITNVTPPDLTPESQSADPYQLPPSPEQAYSAIAERVESTLLGLLENLRLPEHQQEQVQAMRERIQQGLNWYELVPVLDDLAQLMLAVADQGQREFELYLSLLNERLATMQDSLGAAREGHVQSKETAQALDEELRQQVGGLQDSMLGAKDLPSLKQTVQARLDGLLETVDAYQRQRSDHEQALSDRLSTLVERVASLEQAATGMREHLEEQRQKALQDPLTSLPNRAAWDERLELEVARQQRYGGQLLLAVLDVDHFKRINDSFGHLAGDRVLKIIANELRKRLRKTDFIARFGGEEFALLLPETPVDAGLKVLDGLRSGIQECPFHFKGARIEVTLSGGLANFAVKDVAENVFERADQALYRAKGAGRNRIEMG; encoded by the coding sequence ATGAGCGACGACGCGCAACGCTGGAAAGACAAATATCTGCACCAGTTGGAACAGCAGGAGCAGCTCGAAGGGCGCTGGAACACGCGGCTGGATCTGCTGCGGCGCAGTCTGGTGCGCAGCAGTTTTGCGGTGGACGGTGCCGATCCGGCGGTTGAGCGCTGCATGCGTGAGCTACGTGATGTGCTGCGCGACGACGTGCAGGATGACCGTCTGGGTGCGCTGGTCCCGCGGCTCGAGCGCGCGGTCCTCGACACTGAGCGCACTAAACAGGAGCGCCTCGAGCGATTGACTGAGGCGCTCGACCGACTGGCCTCGCAATTGCTCGAGCTGCGGCTGCCCAACGAAATCCGCAAGCCATTGAAGCAGTTTTCACGGCAGCTTGCTAAGCGAGCAGCCCAATCGCGCGAGCTGCCCACGCTGTTGAGCGAGCTGGGTGAGTTACAGAGCCAGGCGCTGGCGGCTCAGCGACCATCCGGCACCTCCAATTCGGTGGGATTGCTTGGCCGCTTGTTCGGCCAGCGCGACAGCAACATTGAGGCCTTGGCACAGCCCGACAACGATTCGCCATTGGTTACGGCTGACCCGATGCAATCGCTGCCAGGCCAGCCGCTTTTTGAACAGGCCGAAACGCCTGAACCATTGCAAGGGTCGTCCGCTCCGGATTCTGACTCTCAGGCGGCGGAAGCGCCGCGGGCTGTGATCGACATCGCGACGCCGCATAGCGATGCGATAACCAACGTGACACCACCAGATTTGACGCCGGAGAGCCAGTCGGCCGATCCGTATCAGTTACCGCCTTCGCCCGAGCAGGCCTACAGTGCCATTGCCGAGCGTGTCGAATCGACACTGCTCGGTCTTCTCGAGAATCTGCGTCTGCCAGAGCACCAGCAGGAGCAGGTGCAGGCTATGCGCGAGCGGATTCAGCAAGGGCTGAATTGGTATGAGCTCGTACCGGTGCTTGATGACCTGGCTCAGTTGATGCTGGCCGTGGCTGACCAAGGGCAGCGAGAGTTCGAGCTCTACCTGAGTCTGCTCAACGAGCGGCTGGCCACCATGCAGGACAGTCTCGGCGCGGCCCGCGAAGGGCACGTGCAGAGCAAGGAAACCGCCCAGGCGCTTGACGAAGAGCTGCGCCAGCAAGTCGGTGGTCTGCAAGACAGCATGCTCGGCGCCAAGGACCTGCCGAGCCTGAAGCAGACTGTTCAGGCTCGGTTGGATGGGTTACTCGAAACCGTCGACGCGTATCAGCGTCAGCGTAGCGACCATGAACAAGCCTTGAGCGATCGCCTAAGCACTCTGGTCGAGCGGGTGGCAAGCCTTGAGCAGGCCGCAACGGGGATGCGCGAGCACCTCGAAGAGCAGCGGCAGAAGGCCCTGCAGGATCCGCTTACCAGCTTGCCTAACCGAGCCGCCTGGGATGAGCGCCTGGAGCTCGAGGTCGCACGTCAGCAACGCTACGGTGGTCAGCTGCTGCTCGCGGTTCTGGACGTCGATCATTTCAAGCGTATCAACGACAGTTTCGGCCATCTGGCTGGTGATCGAGTGCTGAAGATCATTGCCAACGAGCTGCGTAAGCGGCTGCGCAAGACCGATTTTATAGCCCGTTTCGGCGGCGAAGAGTTCGCGCTGCTGCTGCCTGAAACCCCTGTTGATGCGGGCCTGAAGGTGCTTGACGGTCTTCGCTCGGGTATTCAGGAATGCCCGTTTCACTTCAAGGGTGCGCGAATCGAGGTCACGCTATCGGGTGGACTTGCCAACTTCGCTGTGAAGGACGTCGCCGAAAACGTGTTCGAGCGTGCCGACCAGGCGCTCTACCGAGCCAAGGGCGCGGGTCGCAATCGGATAGAGATGGGCTGA
- a CDS encoding endonuclease encodes MLRRWSSPRLAGPGQAQVNPLCLDSSGLPCNGRLRLLSFNIQVGISTERYHHYLTRSWQHLLPHTGRARNLQRIGDLLANYDLVALQEADGGSMRSGYVNQVEHLAQLGAFPYWYQQLNRMGRFAQHSNGVLSRLEPQGLEDHPLPGPSGRGAILLRFGQGENALVVVVMHLALGGGARTRQLAYIRDLIGGYRHQILMGDMNTHASDLLEHSPLRDLGLQAPQIEATFPSWRPQRCLDHILLSPSLTLERVDVLAQATSDHLPVAVEIRLPDALHNADALPVPTDRT; translated from the coding sequence GTGCTTCGTCGCTGGAGCTCACCACGCCTGGCCGGCCCCGGACAGGCGCAGGTCAATCCGCTTTGCCTGGATTCCAGCGGCCTGCCCTGTAACGGCCGGTTGCGTCTGCTGAGCTTCAACATTCAGGTCGGGATCAGCACCGAGCGCTATCACCATTACCTCACCCGTAGCTGGCAGCACTTGCTGCCACACACCGGACGCGCACGGAACTTACAGCGAATCGGCGACTTGCTCGCCAACTACGATCTCGTGGCGCTGCAAGAAGCCGACGGCGGCAGTATGCGATCGGGCTATGTCAATCAAGTCGAGCATCTTGCGCAGCTCGGGGCTTTTCCGTACTGGTACCAGCAGCTCAACCGCATGGGACGCTTCGCTCAGCACAGCAACGGCGTGCTGAGTCGACTGGAACCGCAGGGGCTGGAAGACCATCCGTTGCCAGGACCATCCGGCCGCGGCGCGATTCTGCTCCGCTTTGGCCAGGGTGAGAACGCCCTTGTCGTGGTGGTGATGCATCTGGCGCTAGGCGGTGGCGCACGCACCCGTCAACTGGCGTATATCCGTGACCTGATTGGTGGCTACCGCCATCAGATACTGATGGGCGACATGAATACCCATGCCAGCGATCTGCTGGAGCACTCACCCCTGCGTGATCTTGGCCTGCAAGCACCACAGATCGAGGCGACGTTTCCCAGCTGGCGTCCGCAACGCTGCCTGGACCACATTCTGCTGAGCCCCAGCCTGACGCTCGAGCGTGTCGATGTGCTGGCCCAGGCAACTTCGGACCACCTACCGGTTGCGGTGGAGATCCGCCTGCCTGACGCGCTGCACAATGCTGACGCACTGCCTGTACCTACGGATAGGACCTGA
- a CDS encoding thiol:disulfide interchange protein encodes MRKLVLSALLVTASLFGFSASAADFQAGKEYVELKNPVPVAEPDKIEVVELFWYGCPHCYQFEPVINPWIKQLPDDVDFKRIPAMFGGVWNTHGQMFLALESMGVEQKVHDAVFNAYHRDGNKLDTPEKMAELLEGQGVDKQAFLKAYNSFGVKSRAEQAKKLAMAYQITGVPVMIVNGKYRFDIGSAGGPERALDVADFLIEKERAAR; translated from the coding sequence ATGCGTAAACTCGTCCTCAGTGCCCTTCTCGTTACCGCCAGTCTGTTCGGCTTTTCAGCCAGTGCGGCAGATTTCCAAGCAGGAAAGGAATACGTCGAGCTGAAGAATCCGGTCCCGGTTGCCGAGCCGGACAAGATCGAGGTGGTCGAGCTGTTCTGGTATGGCTGCCCGCATTGCTACCAATTCGAGCCGGTGATCAATCCATGGATCAAGCAACTGCCTGACGATGTCGATTTCAAGCGCATCCCGGCGATGTTTGGTGGCGTCTGGAACACGCACGGGCAGATGTTCCTCGCGCTGGAGTCCATGGGCGTCGAGCAGAAAGTCCATGACGCGGTGTTCAACGCTTATCACCGAGACGGTAACAAGCTCGACACGCCGGAAAAGATGGCGGAGCTCCTCGAGGGGCAGGGTGTCGACAAGCAAGCTTTCCTGAAGGCTTATAACTCCTTTGGCGTGAAGAGCCGTGCCGAGCAGGCAAAGAAGCTGGCGATGGCTTATCAGATCACTGGTGTTCCGGTGATGATCGTCAACGGTAAGTACCGTTTCGATATTGGATCTGCGGGTGGCCCGGAGCGGGCACTGGATGTTGCTGACTTCCTCATCGAAAAAGAACGCGCGGCCCGGTAA
- a CDS encoding cytochrome c4, with translation MNKVLVSLLLTLGITGIAHAAGNAEAGKEKVAVCGACHGADGNSAAPNFPKLAGQGPNYLFKQLQDIKAGSSPTAEPGVGRKVLEMTGILDPYSDQDLQDMAAYFASQKMTIGTADPALVAQGEQLFRGGKLEQGMPACSGCHAPDGVGNNLARFPRLGGQHAAYTAKQLTDFREGDRTNDGDAAIMRTIASKLSNKDIQALSSYIQGLH, from the coding sequence ATGAACAAAGTACTCGTGAGTCTGCTGTTGACCCTTGGCATCACCGGTATCGCCCACGCGGCTGGAAATGCAGAAGCAGGAAAAGAAAAGGTCGCCGTCTGTGGTGCTTGCCACGGAGCCGACGGAAACAGTGCCGCACCGAACTTCCCGAAACTCGCAGGCCAGGGCCCGAACTATCTGTTCAAGCAGCTGCAGGATATCAAGGCGGGCAGCAGCCCCACAGCCGAGCCTGGTGTCGGTCGCAAGGTCCTGGAAATGACCGGTATTCTCGATCCCTACAGCGATCAGGACCTCCAGGACATGGCCGCCTATTTCGCCAGCCAGAAGATGACGATCGGCACGGCCGACCCGGCTCTGGTCGCTCAGGGTGAGCAGCTTTTCCGCGGCGGCAAGCTGGAGCAGGGCATGCCGGCTTGCTCCGGTTGCCACGCGCCGGACGGCGTAGGCAACAACCTGGCGCGTTTCCCACGTTTGGGCGGTCAGCACGCGGCCTATACGGCCAAGCAGCTCACCGATTTCCGCGAAGGCGATCGCACCAACGATGGCGACGCGGCCATCATGCGCACCATCGCGTCGAAGCTGAGCAACAAAGACATCCAGGCACTGTCGAGCTACATCCAAGGCCTGCACTGA
- a CDS encoding YihA family ribosome biogenesis GTP-binding protein: MLPKNPILGLCQQATFMTSAAKVDQCPADEGLEVAFAGRSNAGKSSALNTLTHASLARTSKTPGRTQLLNFFSLDEHHRLVDLPGYGYAKVPIPLKQHWQRHLEAYLSSRESLAGVFLMMDIRHPLTEFDRMMLDWSNASEMPLHILLTKSDKLAFGAAKNALLAIQRDIRKGWGDGVSVQLFSAPKRQGVEEAQLVLAQLLGMIGEDSDEALDEPSQDG; this comes from the coding sequence ATGCTCCCAAAAAACCCGATTCTAGGCCTCTGCCAGCAAGCCACGTTCATGACCAGTGCCGCCAAGGTCGATCAATGCCCGGCTGACGAGGGCCTGGAAGTCGCTTTCGCCGGTCGCTCGAACGCGGGCAAGTCCAGTGCGCTGAACACGCTCACCCATGCCAGTCTCGCCCGCACGTCGAAGACACCTGGGCGCACCCAACTGCTGAACTTCTTCAGCCTCGATGAACACCATCGCCTGGTCGATCTTCCCGGCTACGGCTATGCAAAAGTACCGATTCCCCTGAAGCAGCATTGGCAGCGTCATTTGGAAGCCTACCTGAGCAGCCGCGAGAGTCTCGCTGGGGTGTTCTTGATGATGGACATCCGCCATCCGCTGACAGAGTTCGACCGTATGATGCTCGACTGGTCCAACGCCAGCGAGATGCCGCTACACATCTTGCTGACCAAGTCAGACAAGCTTGCCTTCGGCGCAGCCAAAAACGCGTTGCTGGCGATACAGCGCGACATCCGCAAGGGGTGGGGAGATGGTGTCAGCGTACAGCTGTTCTCAGCGCCGAAGCGGCAGGGCGTGGAAGAAGCCCAGCTGGTGCTGGCGCAACTGCTGGGGATGATTGGCGAAGATAGCGATGAGGCTCTTGACGAGCCTTCGCAAGACGGCTGA
- a CDS encoding glycine dehydrogenase (aminomethyl-transferring): MSQVPRLSQLQQPDAFLRRHLGPDAGEQQAMLDALGLSSREELVKQTVPPAIRLQGDLALPAALDEQEALARLRGYAEQNQLWTSLIGMGYHGTITPPVILRNVLENPGWYTAYTPYQPEIAQGRLEALLNFQQLTIDLTGLDLANASLLDEATAAAEAMTLARRMAKSKSNCFFVDENCHPQTLSVVQTRADAFGFDLVVGALEDIAGQEVFGALLQYPDTHGEIRDLRPAIETLHAKQALACVAADLLSLLLLTPPGELGADVVLGSTQRFGVPMGYGGPHAAYFATRDAFKRAMPGRIIGVSKDARGNTALRMALQTREQHIRREKANSNICTAQVLLANVASCYAVYHGPEGLKRIAQRTHRLTSILASALEMKGIKRTNQHFFDTLTLEVGGAQTAILESARAAQINLRILGRGKLGVSLDETCNEQTVEQLLAVFLGADHGLNIATLDAGEILSGIPNELQRSSAYLSHPVFNTHHSETEMLRYLKQLENKDLALNQAMIPLGSCTMKLNATSEMIPITWPEFANLHPFAPQEQAQGYKLMIDELEAWLCAITGFDAISMQPNSGAQGEYAGLVAIRKYHESRGEGQRDICLIPSSAHGTNPASAQMVSMRVVIVDCDKAGNVDLEDLKRKAAEAGDKLSCLMITYPSTHGVYEEGVREICEAIHAQGGQVYMDGANLNAQVGLARPADIGADVSHMNLHKTFCIPHGGGGPGMGPIGIKAHLQPFVANHPVIELQGPNPENGAVSAAPWGSASILPISWMYIAMMGPQLRDATEVAILSANYLAMRLGEAFPVLYSGRSGRVAHECIIDLRPLKAQTGITEEDVAKRLIDYGFHAPTMSFPVPGTLMIEPTESESKAELDRFVEAMLSIRAEIDKVESGGWPAEDNPLVRAPHTLADVTNLWDRPYSIAEGVTPSAHTQAHKYWPAVNRVDNVFGDRNLFCACVPVEDYRE, translated from the coding sequence ATGTCTCAAGTGCCGCGCCTTTCCCAGCTCCAGCAACCTGACGCCTTTTTGCGTCGCCATCTTGGCCCTGATGCGGGTGAACAACAGGCCATGCTCGATGCGCTCGGCTTGTCTAGCCGTGAAGAGCTGGTCAAGCAGACCGTGCCGCCGGCGATTCGCCTGCAAGGTGACCTGGCGCTGCCGGCCGCGCTGGATGAACAGGAAGCACTGGCGCGCTTGCGAGGCTACGCGGAACAGAACCAGCTCTGGACCAGCCTGATCGGTATGGGCTACCACGGCACCATCACGCCGCCCGTAATTTTACGCAACGTCTTGGAAAACCCGGGCTGGTATACCGCGTACACGCCTTATCAACCTGAGATCGCCCAGGGTCGTCTGGAGGCGCTGCTGAATTTCCAGCAACTGACCATCGACCTCACCGGGCTCGATCTGGCCAACGCATCGCTACTCGATGAAGCCACAGCCGCAGCGGAAGCCATGACCCTGGCGCGGCGAATGGCCAAGAGCAAGAGCAACTGCTTCTTCGTTGATGAAAACTGCCACCCGCAAACGCTCTCGGTGGTGCAGACGCGTGCTGACGCCTTTGGTTTCGATCTAGTGGTCGGTGCGCTTGAGGATATCGCTGGGCAGGAAGTATTTGGTGCGCTGCTTCAATACCCCGACACTCATGGCGAAATTCGCGATCTGCGACCGGCGATCGAAACGCTCCACGCCAAGCAAGCCCTGGCCTGCGTCGCGGCGGACCTGCTCAGCCTGCTTCTGCTGACGCCGCCTGGCGAACTCGGCGCGGATGTGGTGCTCGGTTCAACCCAGCGCTTTGGCGTACCGATGGGCTACGGTGGTCCCCACGCCGCCTATTTCGCTACCCGCGACGCCTTCAAGCGCGCCATGCCCGGCCGTATTATCGGCGTGTCCAAGGATGCGCGCGGTAACACGGCACTGCGCATGGCGCTGCAAACGCGCGAACAGCATATCCGTCGCGAGAAGGCCAATTCCAACATCTGTACCGCGCAGGTGCTTCTAGCCAACGTCGCCAGCTGTTATGCCGTCTACCACGGTCCAGAAGGGCTCAAGCGCATCGCTCAGCGCACCCATCGGCTGACCTCGATCCTGGCCAGCGCGCTGGAAATGAAGGGCATCAAGCGCACCAACCAGCATTTCTTCGACACGCTGACGCTTGAGGTGGGCGGCGCACAGACGGCGATCCTCGAAAGTGCTCGCGCGGCGCAGATCAATCTGCGCATCCTCGGTCGCGGCAAGCTAGGTGTCAGCCTCGACGAGACCTGTAACGAGCAGACCGTGGAACAGCTACTGGCGGTGTTCCTCGGTGCCGATCACGGACTGAACATCGCGACGCTGGACGCGGGTGAAATCCTCAGCGGCATCCCGAACGAACTGCAGCGCAGCAGCGCTTATCTGTCTCACCCGGTGTTCAACACCCACCACAGCGAAACCGAGATGCTGCGTTACCTTAAGCAGCTGGAGAACAAGGACCTAGCATTGAACCAGGCGATGATCCCGCTCGGTTCCTGCACCATGAAGCTGAACGCCACCAGCGAGATGATCCCGATTACATGGCCGGAGTTTGCCAACCTGCATCCGTTCGCACCGCAGGAGCAGGCTCAGGGCTACAAGCTCATGATCGATGAACTGGAAGCTTGGCTTTGTGCGATCACTGGCTTCGACGCGATCTCGATGCAGCCCAACTCAGGCGCCCAGGGCGAATACGCCGGCCTGGTCGCGATCCGCAAGTATCACGAGAGCCGCGGCGAGGGCCAGCGTGACATCTGCCTGATTCCATCTTCGGCCCACGGCACCAACCCTGCGTCGGCGCAGATGGTCAGCATGCGAGTAGTAATCGTCGACTGCGACAAGGCGGGGAACGTCGATCTCGAGGACCTCAAACGCAAGGCGGCCGAGGCGGGGGATAAGCTGTCCTGCCTGATGATCACCTATCCGTCGACCCATGGTGTCTACGAAGAAGGCGTTCGGGAAATCTGCGAAGCGATTCATGCGCAGGGCGGCCAGGTGTACATGGACGGCGCCAACCTCAACGCTCAGGTCGGTCTGGCGCGTCCAGCCGATATCGGCGCAGACGTTTCGCACATGAACTTGCATAAAACGTTCTGCATCCCGCATGGCGGTGGCGGCCCAGGCATGGGGCCGATCGGTATCAAGGCGCACCTGCAGCCCTTCGTTGCCAACCATCCGGTGATCGAGTTGCAAGGCCCGAATCCGGAAAACGGCGCGGTCAGCGCTGCGCCTTGGGGAAGCGCCAGCATTCTACCGATCAGCTGGATGTACATCGCCATGATGGGGCCGCAGCTGCGCGACGCCACCGAGGTTGCGATTCTCAGTGCTAACTACCTGGCGATGCGTCTCGGCGAGGCCTTCCCGGTCCTCTACAGCGGCCGCAGCGGCCGTGTAGCACACGAATGCATCATCGATCTGCGGCCGCTCAAGGCGCAGACCGGCATCACCGAGGAGGACGTCGCCAAGCGGCTGATCGATTATGGCTTCCATGCGCCAACCATGTCTTTCCCGGTGCCCGGCACGTTGATGATCGAGCCTACCGAGAGCGAGTCTAAAGCCGAGCTGGATCGTTTCGTCGAAGCGATGCTGAGCATTCGTGCTGAGATCGACAAGGTGGAAAGCGGTGGGTGGCCTGCCGAGGACAACCCGCTGGTACGCGCTCCGCATACGCTGGCCGACGTTACCAACCTGTGGGATCGCCCATACAGCATTGCCGAAGGCGTGACGCCGAGCGCCCACACTCAGGCACACAAGTACTGGCCCGCGGTGAATAGGGTCGACAATGTTTTTGGGGACCGAAACCTGTTCTGTGCCTGCGTGCCGGTCGAGGATTACCGCGAGTAG